Proteins from one Chloroflexota bacterium genomic window:
- a CDS encoding Uma2 family endonuclease — translation MAVEVARRLISVDEFVHLIETGFFGPEERVELIHGEMIAMPPIGDGRVGHTNHVNFSFNRLFAGRAVVAVQNPIVLPGLSRPQPDVAVLRPRPDFYGRSTATPSDVLTLVEVADTTLTYDRDTKGPMYAAAGIVEYWIINVAAGEVIVHRQPTPTGYASVTTLRRGDTVTPVMFPDVPVAISDLLI, via the coding sequence ATGGCGGTCGAGGTCGCGCGCCGGCTGATCAGCGTCGATGAGTTCGTGCACCTCATCGAGACGGGCTTCTTCGGCCCTGAAGAGCGCGTCGAGCTGATCCATGGAGAGATGATCGCGATGCCGCCTATCGGCGACGGCCGCGTCGGTCACACCAATCACGTAAACTTCAGCTTCAATCGGCTCTTTGCTGGGCGTGCGGTGGTGGCTGTCCAGAATCCCATCGTGCTTCCTGGATTGTCGCGTCCCCAGCCCGATGTCGCCGTGCTTCGACCGCGTCCGGACTTCTACGGACGATCCACGGCGACGCCCTCGGATGTGCTGACGCTGGTTGAGGTGGCGGACACGACGCTCACCTATGACCGCGACACGAAGGGGCCGATGTACGCGGCTGCCGGCATCGTCGAGTACTGGATCATCAACGTCGCGGCCGGCGAGGTGATCGTGCACCGCCAGCCGACCCCGACCGGCTACGCATCGGTCACGACGCTGCGGCGCGGCGACACCGTGACGCCGGTCATGTTCCCCGACGTCCCGGTCGCTATCTCCGATCTGCTGATCTAG
- a CDS encoding dihydrodipicolinate synthase family protein, which yields MKTLRGILPVLSTPFDASGEIVESEVRALVNWVIEQGAHGISAVGEASESTRMIREERLRLAEIVFDETAGRVPVIVGVSAPNARESAILAEHAASLGADAVFLMPTAGASYEETLASFRRVADASGVPLMLQDLFAPLPVPTIARLVKDEPRIRYLKEEVQLPTVATLKLSEIRAATGPDLLLLGGRGGQALLSELQRGAIASMPSCIGVPGLCQTFDAWMAGDEAAARAAFARVAPVLLMRAQYNHQIGKAYLKRIGLFSTTFVREPAGTPVDEIDLNELVLAIQQAEGVPASGS from the coding sequence ATGAAGACCTTGCGCGGCATTCTGCCCGTGCTCTCGACGCCGTTCGACGCCAGTGGCGAGATCGTCGAGTCTGAAGTTCGGGCGCTCGTCAACTGGGTGATCGAACAGGGCGCTCACGGCATCTCCGCCGTGGGCGAGGCCAGCGAGTCCACGCGGATGATCCGCGAGGAGCGGCTGCGGCTGGCCGAGATCGTCTTCGACGAGACGGCTGGCCGCGTGCCGGTCATCGTGGGAGTGAGCGCTCCGAACGCCCGCGAGAGCGCCATCCTGGCCGAGCATGCCGCGTCGCTCGGGGCCGACGCCGTCTTCCTGATGCCGACGGCCGGCGCCTCATACGAGGAGACGCTGGCGAGCTTCCGCCGCGTGGCCGATGCGTCAGGCGTTCCGCTGATGCTCCAGGATCTCTTTGCGCCGCTGCCGGTACCGACCATCGCCAGGCTGGTCAAGGATGAGCCACGCATCCGCTACCTCAAGGAGGAGGTTCAGCTCCCGACCGTTGCCACCCTCAAGCTGAGCGAGATCCGCGCGGCGACGGGGCCCGATCTGCTCCTGCTCGGCGGGCGCGGCGGGCAGGCGTTGCTCAGCGAGCTGCAGCGCGGGGCCATCGCGTCGATGCCGTCGTGCATCGGGGTGCCCGGCCTGTGCCAGACGTTCGACGCCTGGATGGCCGGCGACGAGGCAGCCGCCCGCGCCGCGTTTGCACGAGTCGCGCCCGTGCTGCTGATGCGGGCGCAGTACAACCACCAGATCGGCAAGGCGTACCTGAAGCGCATCGGACTCTTCTCGACCACGTTCGTCCGCGAGCCGGCCGGGACGCCAGTGGATGAGATCGACCTGAACGAGCTGGTGCTGGCCATCCAGCAGGCCGAGGGCGTTCCGGCAAGCGGGAGCTAG
- a CDS encoding amidohydrolase family protein gives MSDRALTLTGGEVYDPESGVRGRLNVSVDGDRISALAPRFESGRLVDVRGCLVVPGLVDLHSHVFEGIGEGINADAAGLQRGTTTTVDGGSAGARTFGGFRTITGQYRSRTLAWLNLSSIGQVDLRVGELMAAQWLDVDAAVATAEANRDSIVGFKARLSTYVCGGSALPALRAVLAAGERAGLPIMVHIGDSGEPLSELLPLLRPGDVVTHTLTGRKNGILGPDGTILPAVREARARGVLFDAARGRNHISFPVMQAAVEQAFLPDSLATDITLTTGADPTYGLPLVMTHLLSFGVPLDEIIPMVTLNPARAIRRDDLGRLQRGNIGDATVLRVEEGTYALVDVDGRSRQADRRVVAVGVVRAGQWIPAA, from the coding sequence ATGAGCGATCGGGCGCTGACCCTGACGGGTGGCGAGGTCTACGATCCTGAGAGCGGCGTTCGGGGCCGCCTCAACGTCAGCGTTGACGGCGACCGTATCTCGGCCCTCGCCCCGCGCTTTGAGAGCGGTCGACTGGTCGACGTGCGCGGCTGCCTCGTCGTGCCGGGCCTGGTCGACCTGCACAGCCACGTCTTCGAGGGGATCGGCGAGGGCATCAACGCCGACGCGGCCGGATTGCAGCGCGGCACGACGACGACTGTGGACGGCGGGAGCGCCGGCGCTCGGACGTTCGGCGGCTTCAGAACCATCACCGGGCAGTATCGGTCGCGGACGCTCGCCTGGCTGAATCTCAGCTCGATAGGCCAGGTGGATCTGCGGGTCGGCGAACTGATGGCGGCCCAGTGGCTCGACGTGGACGCAGCGGTCGCCACCGCCGAGGCCAACCGCGACTCGATCGTCGGGTTCAAGGCGCGCCTCAGCACCTACGTCTGCGGCGGGAGCGCCCTGCCGGCCCTGCGCGCCGTCCTGGCCGCCGGTGAACGCGCCGGGCTGCCGATCATGGTGCACATCGGCGACTCCGGCGAGCCCCTGAGCGAGTTGCTGCCGCTGTTGCGCCCTGGCGACGTCGTCACCCACACCTTGACCGGACGGAAGAACGGCATCCTTGGCCCAGATGGAACGATCCTGCCAGCCGTCCGCGAGGCCCGCGCACGCGGCGTCCTCTTCGACGCGGCGCGTGGCCGCAATCACATCTCGTTCCCGGTGATGCAGGCGGCTGTCGAGCAGGCCTTTCTGCCCGACTCACTCGCCACCGACATCACGCTGACGACGGGCGCTGACCCCACCTACGGGCTGCCGCTGGTGATGACGCACCTGCTGTCGTTCGGCGTGCCCCTGGACGAGATCATCCCGATGGTGACGCTGAACCCGGCCCGGGCGATCCGCCGCGACGACCTCGGGCGGCTGCAGCGCGGCAACATCGGCGACGCCACCGTGCTGCGCGTCGAGGAAGGCACGTACGCGCTGGTCGACGTTGACGGGCGCTCGCGGCAGGCCGACCGTCGAGTAGTCGCCGTGGGCGTGGTGCGGGCCGGCCAGTGGATACCGGCCGCCTGA